In Vibrio sp. JC009, a single window of DNA contains:
- a CDS encoding YjjW family glycine radical enzyme activase, with amino-acid sequence MSDVKKPANRYNAKVSKILTFSCVDGPGNRLVIFLQGCNFSCVNCHNPHTINHCNHCGICVPYCPDGALTFTPERKVLWDAAKCTQCDKCTDICSFQASPKVTEYSVAGLLEVIRDNHLFIDGITVTGGEATLELPFVSALFSEIKNDSELKHLSCFVDSNGSLSTQGWKKIASVMDGAMVDLKAWQSETHEWLTGRDNHRVFKSLEYLAEQRKLYEIRLLLIPGQTDLEQEVESLGKYLSALPTDVQIRINAFQHHGVTGEALLWDKCSKEQTVSFQQALEKSSGRKVVIPSVFL; translated from the coding sequence ATGAGTGATGTTAAAAAGCCGGCAAACCGTTATAACGCGAAGGTCAGTAAAATACTGACCTTTTCCTGTGTTGACGGCCCGGGAAACCGGCTGGTTATTTTTCTGCAGGGCTGCAATTTCTCCTGTGTTAACTGCCATAACCCGCATACCATAAATCACTGCAATCACTGCGGAATCTGTGTTCCTTACTGCCCGGACGGCGCGCTGACCTTTACGCCAGAGCGGAAAGTGCTCTGGGATGCAGCAAAGTGCACTCAGTGCGACAAGTGCACCGACATCTGCAGTTTTCAGGCCAGCCCTAAGGTCACTGAATACTCTGTTGCCGGGCTGCTTGAAGTGATCCGCGACAATCACCTGTTTATCGATGGCATTACCGTCACCGGCGGTGAAGCCACACTTGAACTTCCCTTTGTTTCTGCTCTCTTTTCTGAAATAAAAAATGACAGCGAACTTAAGCACCTCAGCTGTTTTGTTGATAGTAATGGCTCACTCTCCACTCAGGGCTGGAAGAAAATTGCTTCGGTTATGGATGGTGCAATGGTCGATCTGAAGGCCTGGCAGAGTGAAACCCATGAATGGCTGACCGGACGTGATAACCATCGTGTATTTAAGTCGCTGGAGTACCTTGCTGAGCAGAGAAAACTGTATGAAATTCGCCTGCTGTTAATTCCGGGACAAACGGATCTTGAGCAGGAAGTGGAGTCTCTCGGGAAGTACCTCTCTGCTTTGCCGACAGATGTGCAGATCAGAATTAATGCCTTTCAGCATCATGGTGTAACGGGTGAAGCCCTGCTCTGGGATAAGTGCAGCAAAGAGCAGACGGTCTCCTTTCAGCAGGCTCTGGAAAAAAGCAGCGGAAGGAAAGTGGTTATCCCTTCCGTGTTTTTATAA
- a CDS encoding alpha/beta hydrolase translates to MKTELQACDGRKILLNVWQPEGEVSRVIVLSHGMSEHILRYEEFALACTKQGIAVLGANHRGHGAEADQLGHFADKSGWELLLKDLDTIVDYASETFNLRPVLFGHSMGSFAARHYAIRNGAKLSSLILCGSNHQGTALFKAGRFAARTVGKVIGNNQPSPFLEKLSFGNFNKKIKPLRTDTDWLCRDESVVDAYNSDPYCGFTPTPQFWIDLLSGLNEMSTPEAMSRIPSELPVYVISGDSDPVNNYGTGITALVKALKEAGIRKVDCRLYQGARHELLNETNKEEVYQDIFNWLDNENTIRPRL, encoded by the coding sequence ATGAAAACAGAACTTCAGGCCTGTGATGGCAGAAAAATCTTACTAAATGTCTGGCAGCCGGAAGGTGAAGTGTCCAGGGTGATTGTCCTTAGTCACGGTATGTCTGAGCATATATTGCGCTACGAAGAGTTTGCCCTTGCCTGTACAAAGCAGGGAATAGCAGTGCTGGGCGCCAACCACAGAGGACATGGCGCTGAAGCCGATCAACTGGGCCATTTCGCCGACAAGTCTGGCTGGGAGTTGCTGCTTAAAGATCTGGACACCATTGTTGATTATGCCAGTGAGACCTTTAACCTGCGGCCTGTGCTTTTCGGACACAGTATGGGTTCCTTTGCTGCCCGTCATTATGCAATCCGAAACGGTGCCAAACTCTCTTCTCTTATTCTTTGTGGTTCAAATCATCAGGGTACTGCGCTGTTTAAAGCCGGTCGTTTTGCCGCCCGGACTGTGGGGAAAGTTATAGGTAATAACCAGCCAAGTCCGTTTCTGGAAAAGCTCTCTTTTGGCAACTTCAATAAAAAAATCAAACCACTCAGAACCGATACCGACTGGTTGTGCCGGGATGAATCCGTTGTCGATGCCTATAACAGCGACCCATATTGCGGCTTTACACCTACTCCACAATTCTGGATTGACCTTCTGTCCGGCCTGAATGAAATGAGCACGCCGGAAGCCATGAGCCGTATACCCTCTGAGCTGCCGGTTTATGTTATCAGCGGCGACAGCGATCCGGTAAACAACTACGGAACCGGCATTACGGCACTGGTTAAGGCATTGAAAGAAGCCGGGATCAGGAAAGTCGATTGCCGCTTATATCAGGGCGCCCGCCATGAGTTGCTTAATGAGACCAACAAAGAAGAGGTTTATCAGGATATCTTTAACTGGCTGGACAATGAGAATACGATTCGGCCGCGGCTCTAA
- a CDS encoding bacteriohemerythrin, translating to MQSFQWDRSFETGIPDVDKQHKYLVELVNKYSSMTTGQQYSPEEGAKILNELTEYTLYHFQEEERMMIRCGIAGEHLREHIAAHKKFVLDLKEFVDTFESYSEEQSTQLLDFLINWLVYHILGSDQNMARQLDAIDKGMDPKQAFVDEEREHDEAVGPLLKALKAMFEQISERNKELILLNQSLEDKVDQRTQELSEANRKLEKLSLTDSLTQLPNRRYAMNSISQHWEEAKNQSAPLACMLLDVDLFKEVNDSAGHDAGDDLLKTLAATFMSKYREEDEVCRLGGDEFLVICPGLDLEHAQRLANTVLARVQAIRKQYNGYCWQGSVSIGVAELSDAMTNSGELIKAADESVYLAKESGKNCVRAIQAP from the coding sequence ATGCAATCTTTTCAGTGGGATAGGAGCTTTGAAACAGGTATTCCTGATGTCGATAAACAACATAAATACCTTGTGGAGTTAGTCAATAAGTACAGCTCAATGACAACCGGGCAGCAGTATTCGCCCGAAGAAGGGGCGAAAATCCTCAATGAGCTGACGGAATACACACTTTATCATTTTCAGGAAGAAGAGCGGATGATGATAAGGTGCGGCATTGCAGGTGAACATCTGAGAGAGCACATTGCCGCTCATAAGAAGTTTGTGCTGGATCTTAAAGAGTTTGTTGATACCTTCGAATCCTACAGCGAGGAACAGTCCACCCAGTTGCTGGATTTTCTGATTAACTGGCTTGTCTATCATATTCTGGGCAGTGATCAGAATATGGCAAGGCAGCTGGATGCAATTGATAAAGGAATGGATCCGAAGCAGGCCTTTGTTGATGAAGAGCGAGAGCACGATGAGGCTGTCGGCCCTCTGCTCAAGGCGTTAAAAGCCATGTTCGAGCAGATATCGGAACGTAACAAAGAGCTTATTCTGCTTAACCAGTCTCTGGAAGATAAGGTAGACCAGCGGACTCAGGAGTTGTCCGAAGCAAACCGCAAGCTGGAAAAGCTGTCACTCACCGACTCTCTGACTCAGTTGCCAAACCGCCGCTACGCTATGAACTCTATCAGTCAGCACTGGGAAGAGGCAAAAAACCAAAGCGCCCCTCTGGCCTGTATGCTTTTGGATGTGGACCTGTTCAAAGAAGTCAATGACTCGGCAGGACACGATGCCGGCGATGACCTTCTGAAAACACTGGCTGCGACCTTTATGTCCAAGTACCGGGAAGAAGACGAAGTGTGCCGGCTTGGTGGCGATGAGTTTCTTGTTATCTGTCCGGGTCTTGATCTTGAGCATGCGCAGAGGCTGGCGAATACCGTACTGGCGAGAGTTCAGGCTATCAGAAAGCAGTACAACGGTTACTGTTGGCAGGGCAGTGTCAGTATTGGCGTTGCAGAGCTAAGCGATGCAATGACAAACTCCGGTGAATTAATTAAAGCGGCTGACGAGTCTGTCTATCTGGCAAAAGAGTCTGGCAAGAACTGCGTCAGAGCCATACAAGCTCCCTAA
- a CDS encoding bifunctional diguanylate cyclase/phosphodiesterase produces MLDIKISLPTLKKWEDNLSVLSKVSGCDFRLYALEDNRPNLILGSEQASEDKLAGIFTRLATDTCRAKEMTRAENAIGIPVCWFKYGIYGALVVTSESEAISQDIVTLCENLVSQIEKDLSEEFRYCSSSGQVTEGFSPFPEPDFQSFIDCFEDHLWIKNLDGVYTHCNKPAYQVWASDLEGVLGKTDHDLFDNEIADKFIAADMRAMSSGKQIVTEECSDARSEDNNTWLETIKAPVFTKSGELSGIVGMTRNVTGRKQVEEQLVLAGMVFENSMEGVVITDKFGNIAYVNNAFSDITGYSQEDVVGRNPRLLKSGRHNADFYQEMWGALNEQGYWKGEIWNRRKDGAIYPSLSTVSVVYDADDEPCNYVAVFVDISLQKQNEAELTHMAYHDPLTDLPNRQKLTSQVEHEIYHAKRHGGKLATIFIDIDHFKHINDTFGHLIGDEVLCELADRLSDSLREEDIVSRIGGDEFVILASGVSDVDSVTSLVGKLMSAFDDHVELSNGEKLRITGSMGISLYPDDGEDSHTLLRNADAAMYRAKQDGRNNFAFYTQALTEESESHLKLQGAMHDALDNEEFYLVYQPQFNTVEDKLTGFEALIRWNQPNLGKVPPSEFIPLAEKSSLISDIGQWVLYTACSQAASWLRQGYDFGRVAVNVAGPQLKRVNFARNVEKILELTGLPADYLEIEVTESSMMEDFDRAIEELNILKEMGVEIAIDDFGTGHSSLSYLHKLPLNKIKIDREFITNIRDDKFSSAVVNAIIALGRSLSMRVIAEGIETQDQLEALNSRGLTEAQGFLLGRPARPEELTELLESRAKITNLSPEE; encoded by the coding sequence ATGCTAGATATTAAGATTTCTTTACCCACACTCAAAAAATGGGAAGACAACCTCTCGGTTCTGAGTAAGGTGTCAGGCTGTGATTTCCGGCTTTACGCCCTGGAAGATAACAGGCCGAATTTAATTCTTGGCTCTGAGCAGGCTTCAGAGGATAAGCTGGCAGGTATCTTTACCAGACTGGCTACTGATACCTGCAGGGCCAAAGAGATGACCAGAGCAGAAAATGCAATTGGCATTCCTGTTTGCTGGTTTAAATACGGTATTTATGGCGCACTTGTTGTTACCTCTGAATCTGAAGCTATCAGCCAGGATATAGTGACACTTTGTGAAAATCTGGTCAGCCAGATAGAAAAAGATCTGAGTGAAGAGTTTCGCTATTGCTCATCATCCGGTCAGGTGACGGAAGGTTTCTCGCCTTTCCCTGAGCCTGACTTTCAGTCTTTTATCGACTGCTTTGAAGATCATCTCTGGATTAAGAACCTTGACGGTGTTTATACCCACTGCAACAAACCGGCCTACCAAGTGTGGGCCAGTGACCTTGAAGGGGTTCTGGGCAAAACGGATCACGATCTGTTTGATAATGAAATTGCCGATAAATTTATTGCAGCAGATATGAGAGCCATGTCCTCCGGTAAGCAAATTGTTACCGAAGAGTGCTCTGATGCCCGAAGTGAAGACAACAACACCTGGCTGGAAACCATTAAAGCGCCGGTATTTACCAAAAGCGGAGAGCTTTCCGGTATCGTAGGGATGACCCGTAATGTTACCGGACGTAAACAGGTTGAAGAGCAACTGGTGCTGGCTGGCATGGTGTTTGAAAACTCCATGGAAGGTGTGGTCATTACGGACAAATTTGGCAATATCGCCTATGTAAATAACGCTTTCAGTGATATTACCGGTTACTCGCAGGAAGATGTGGTTGGCCGTAATCCGAGGTTGTTAAAATCCGGTCGTCACAATGCTGATTTTTATCAGGAGATGTGGGGCGCTCTGAATGAGCAGGGATACTGGAAGGGCGAAATCTGGAACCGCCGTAAAGACGGGGCCATTTATCCGTCGCTCTCCACGGTAAGTGTGGTTTATGACGCCGATGATGAGCCCTGCAACTATGTGGCGGTATTTGTGGATATTTCACTGCAGAAGCAAAATGAAGCCGAGCTGACCCACATGGCCTATCATGATCCGCTGACTGATCTGCCAAACCGTCAGAAACTGACCTCTCAGGTGGAACATGAGATTTATCACGCCAAAAGGCACGGCGGAAAGCTTGCCACCATTTTTATCGATATTGACCACTTTAAGCATATCAATGATACCTTTGGTCACCTGATTGGCGACGAAGTTCTGTGTGAGCTGGCTGACCGTCTGTCAGACTCTCTGAGGGAAGAGGATATAGTTTCACGGATCGGTGGCGATGAGTTTGTGATTCTGGCTTCCGGCGTCAGTGATGTTGATTCTGTGACATCGCTTGTGGGCAAGCTGATGTCTGCTTTTGATGATCATGTTGAGCTGTCCAACGGAGAGAAGCTGCGGATAACCGGAAGCATGGGGATTTCTCTTTATCCGGATGATGGTGAAGACAGTCATACGCTGCTGCGAAATGCCGATGCGGCAATGTACCGGGCAAAGCAGGATGGCCGTAACAATTTCGCTTTCTACACTCAGGCGTTAACCGAAGAGTCCGAATCTCATTTGAAGCTTCAGGGCGCAATGCATGACGCGCTGGATAACGAAGAGTTTTATCTGGTTTATCAGCCGCAGTTTAATACGGTAGAGGATAAGCTGACCGGCTTTGAAGCGCTTATCCGCTGGAACCAGCCAAACCTTGGCAAGGTGCCGCCTTCGGAGTTTATTCCTCTGGCTGAGAAGAGTTCTCTTATCTCAGATATCGGCCAGTGGGTTCTGTACACCGCCTGCTCTCAGGCCGCCTCATGGCTAAGACAGGGCTACGACTTTGGCCGGGTGGCGGTAAACGTTGCCGGTCCGCAGCTTAAAAGGGTTAACTTTGCCAGAAACGTTGAGAAGATCCTGGAATTAACCGGACTGCCTGCCGACTATCTTGAGATAGAAGTAACAGAAAGCTCCATGATGGAAGACTTTGACCGCGCCATTGAAGAGCTCAATATCTTAAAAGAGATGGGCGTTGAGATCGCGATTGATGACTTTGGTACCGGACACTCTTCCCTGAGCTATCTGCATAAACTGCCTCTGAATAAGATCAAAATCGACCGGGAGTTTATTACCAATATCCGGGATGACAAGTTCAGCTCGGCGGTGGTAAACGCCATTATTGCTCTGGGGCGCTCTTTATCCATGCGGGTTATTGCAGAAGGTATAGAGACACAGGACCAGCTTGAGGCGCTGAACAGCCGTGGCCTGACAGAAGCTCAGGGATTCCTGCTTGGCAGACCCGCACGCCCTGAAGAGCTGACTGAATTGCTGGAAAGCCGGGCAAAGATAACGAACCTCAGCCCGGAAGAATAA
- a CDS encoding methyl-accepting chemotaxis protein, translated as MSLTLLGAQLFAANKLRLDKIEERKQTAQSLVQSVVSQLDHIASLSIPAHEAEKMAKELIGSMRYSSNGYYFLHDTEGTILMHPIKPELDGVNAIRSSNQHLRTAFEGFLDVVRAKGGGFVEYQWPKPGSSDVEQKVSYVLKSGKWHWVVGTGVYISEVNTVFMGQLVSIIGVTLLIVAVMVTISSVISRNIIAPLNKITRTMSHIAENKDLTASMESRGTDELSVMATAFNTMNENVKQVVSSISQNTVSLASQAEELATISDHIQLGISKQKQRTNEVTRNIENLSASADTVSESADVVLESAQKSSESVSDGKQHIQDNIVAMDEITQQVNEAVSTSHSLEQCSGEIDKILEVIQQIADQTNLLALNASIEAARAGEHGRGFSVVADEVRTLATQTKESTENILKVMSSLQQDIARTSGVMVQCKEKTVMGMECARACDESLSSIENTITVLTATAKEIHDSTSHQREQAHEIFSNMESIAEIAEQTDHGSQQTNTSTSTLNQMVQDLNALTQSFKF; from the coding sequence ATGAGCTTAACACTACTTGGTGCTCAGCTCTTTGCTGCCAACAAACTTCGCCTGGACAAAATTGAAGAGCGAAAACAGACAGCCCAGTCATTAGTACAGTCCGTTGTGAGCCAGCTGGACCATATCGCCTCATTATCAATCCCGGCACATGAAGCCGAAAAAATGGCAAAAGAGCTTATCGGCTCTATGCGCTACAGCAGTAACGGTTACTACTTTCTGCATGATACGGAAGGCACTATTCTGATGCATCCCATCAAGCCTGAACTTGACGGAGTGAATGCCATCAGAAGCAGCAATCAGCATTTAAGAACTGCATTCGAGGGTTTCCTGGATGTGGTCAGAGCTAAGGGTGGCGGTTTTGTTGAATATCAATGGCCTAAACCCGGCAGTTCAGATGTAGAACAGAAAGTGTCCTATGTATTAAAGTCCGGAAAATGGCACTGGGTAGTGGGCACCGGGGTTTATATCTCTGAAGTGAATACCGTATTTATGGGGCAACTGGTTTCAATAATTGGTGTAACCCTGTTAATTGTTGCGGTAATGGTGACTATCTCATCGGTTATTTCACGCAATATTATTGCGCCTTTAAATAAAATCACCCGTACCATGTCGCATATTGCCGAGAATAAAGATCTTACCGCCTCAATGGAAAGTCGTGGAACGGATGAGTTATCTGTTATGGCAACGGCATTTAACACCATGAATGAAAATGTAAAACAGGTGGTCAGCTCCATCAGCCAAAATACGGTTTCCCTGGCCAGTCAGGCAGAAGAACTTGCCACTATTTCCGACCATATTCAGCTTGGGATCTCAAAGCAGAAGCAGCGAACCAATGAGGTAACCAGGAATATCGAAAACCTCAGTGCCTCTGCGGATACTGTCTCCGAAAGTGCCGATGTGGTATTAGAATCGGCTCAGAAGAGCTCTGAATCTGTCAGCGATGGAAAACAGCATATTCAGGACAATATTGTCGCAATGGATGAGATCACTCAGCAAGTAAATGAAGCTGTCTCTACATCTCACAGCCTTGAACAGTGTTCTGGCGAAATAGACAAAATCCTGGAAGTGATACAACAAATTGCTGACCAGACCAATCTGCTGGCACTGAACGCCTCAATTGAAGCCGCCCGTGCCGGAGAACATGGCCGGGGGTTTTCCGTGGTTGCCGATGAGGTAAGAACCCTGGCGACTCAGACTAAAGAGTCCACCGAAAATATCCTTAAAGTGATGTCCAGCCTGCAACAGGATATTGCCCGGACTTCCGGCGTTATGGTCCAGTGCAAAGAAAAAACTGTTATGGGTATGGAGTGCGCCAGAGCCTGTGATGAATCGTTAAGCAGTATAGAAAACACAATCACAGTGCTCACTGCGACAGCCAAAGAGATCCATGATTCAACCTCCCACCAGCGCGAGCAGGCTCATGAGATATTTTCCAATATGGAGTCTATCGCGGAAATAGCAGAGCAGACGGATCATGGCTCTCAGCAGACCAACACATCCACTTCAACACTGAATCAGATGGTGCAGGATCTTAACGCCCTGACTCAGTCATTTAAGTTCTAG
- a CDS encoding HD domain-containing phosphohydrolase, whose translation MDKVVSGIEIDLRHALLMIARALDYVGIDDINHGHRVAYMAYECAKKLGWDEDKAKFAYYTGLIHDCGVSSTDEHAKLVGKLEPEDVKAHCIRGYEELIKCPPLARFAVPVLYHHTQWCELDDVEISDFDREISAIVYLADRLDFLRAYYIQDLHQEAITLHKELISEHVTGQASTMFDPEMVKAMNELIFTDGFWYNMDTSYIEIQAISGAAGEEYSKQLDLNDVIQLARFLARIVDAKSPFTFEHSEKVALISQMLAEELDFDEEQQTLIYVAGLMHDIGKLRTPDDILNKGHKLSREEYSRIRRHTVDTEHVLRSFFPNSDIGKWAANHHELLDGSGYPYKKTGAELDLPSRIIAIADMFQALAQKRPYRLSRLSAQEITARMAPLAEEGKIDSQIFAVIQNNLSRYYQAAISDDKPEKIYEV comes from the coding sequence ATGGATAAGGTAGTAAGTGGTATTGAGATTGATCTTCGCCATGCGTTGTTGATGATTGCCCGGGCATTGGATTATGTTGGTATTGATGATATCAACCATGGGCACAGAGTGGCCTATATGGCGTATGAGTGCGCCAAAAAACTCGGCTGGGATGAAGATAAAGCAAAATTTGCCTATTACACCGGGCTGATTCATGACTGTGGCGTCTCTTCAACGGATGAGCACGCCAAGTTAGTGGGCAAACTGGAACCGGAAGATGTGAAAGCGCACTGTATCCGGGGATATGAAGAGCTGATCAAATGTCCGCCTCTGGCCCGGTTTGCGGTGCCTGTTCTCTATCACCATACCCAGTGGTGTGAACTGGACGATGTGGAAATCTCAGACTTTGACCGGGAGATTTCTGCCATTGTCTATCTTGCTGACCGTCTGGACTTCTTAAGAGCCTACTATATTCAGGACCTCCATCAGGAAGCGATTACCCTGCACAAAGAGCTGATTTCAGAGCATGTCACCGGGCAGGCTTCGACCATGTTTGATCCTGAAATGGTCAAAGCGATGAATGAGCTTATTTTCACCGACGGCTTCTGGTACAACATGGACACTTCCTATATTGAGATTCAGGCAATTTCAGGTGCCGCCGGGGAAGAGTACAGCAAACAGCTTGACCTGAACGATGTGATTCAGCTGGCCCGTTTTCTGGCGCGCATTGTTGATGCCAAGAGTCCTTTCACCTTTGAACATTCCGAGAAAGTGGCCCTGATCTCCCAGATGCTGGCAGAAGAGCTGGATTTTGATGAAGAGCAGCAGACGCTTATCTATGTTGCCGGCCTGATGCATGATATCGGCAAGCTGAGGACGCCTGATGATATTCTTAACAAGGGCCACAAGCTCAGCCGTGAAGAATATAGCCGCATCCGCCGCCATACGGTTGATACGGAACATGTGCTGCGAAGTTTCTTCCCTAACTCAGACATTGGCAAGTGGGCTGCCAACCATCATGAGCTTTTAGATGGCTCAGGCTATCCGTATAAAAAGACCGGAGCTGAGCTGGATCTCCCGTCACGAATTATTGCCATCGCCGATATGTTTCAGGCTCTGGCGCAAAAGCGTCCGTACCGCTTAAGCCGGTTGTCTGCGCAGGAGATAACCGCTCGCATGGCACCGCTTGCAGAAGAGGGTAAAATAGACTCGCAGATATTTGCCGTTATTCAGAATAACCTCTCCAGATATTATCAGGCTGCAATTTCAGACGATAAGCCGGAAAAGATATACGAAGTTTAG
- a CDS encoding universal stress protein, with product MSYKNILLAIDLTEESAILINECIELARPLGAEITIFHDEPDYEEMCRGTGFIDAELAEGHTQATERLAEQFKEITSQIDYPIKRRLIGTGEYSEQLKAAIREYEFDLVVCGHHQGFWSAVYSSTGQLINNLKTPVLVIPLED from the coding sequence ATGAGTTATAAGAATATACTTCTAGCCATCGATCTGACGGAAGAGAGTGCGATACTGATTAACGAGTGTATTGAGCTTGCCAGGCCGCTGGGGGCTGAAATCACCATCTTCCATGATGAACCTGATTATGAAGAAATGTGCCGTGGTACAGGCTTCATTGATGCTGAGTTGGCTGAAGGTCACACTCAGGCCACGGAAAGGCTGGCTGAGCAGTTTAAAGAGATAACCAGTCAGATAGATTATCCGATTAAACGCCGGCTAATTGGAACGGGTGAATACAGTGAGCAGCTAAAAGCGGCGATTCGTGAATATGAATTTGATCTGGTTGTTTGCGGGCACCATCAGGGCTTCTGGAGTGCGGTATATTCTTCAACTGGTCAGCTGATTAATAATCTGAAAACACCTGTTCTGGTTATTCCTCTGGAAGATTAA